A single genomic interval of Tursiops truncatus isolate mTurTru1 chromosome 1, mTurTru1.mat.Y, whole genome shotgun sequence harbors:
- the TMEM35B gene encoding transmembrane protein 35B isoform X3 yields the protein MALPLAALRVLLGGFFALTGAAKLSEQISAPVSEQMKALFVQFAEVFPLKVFGYQPDPMSYQVAVGWLELLAGLLLVLGPPMLQEISNLLLTLLMMGAIFTLVSLKESLNTCIPAIVCLGLLLLLDIC from the exons ATGGCGCTCCCGCTCGCAGCTCTGCGCGTCCTGTTGGGCGGCTTCTTCGCGCTCACGGGGGCGGCCAAGCTCTCGGAGCAGATCTCGGCTCCGGTGTCAGAGCAGATG AAAGCCCTGTTCGTGCAGTTCGCTGAGGTGTTTCCACTGAAGGTGTTCGGCTACCAGCCAGATCCCATGAGCTACCAAGTGGCTGTGGGCTGGCTGGAACTGCTAGCTGGGTTGCTGCTGGTCCTGGGCCCACCGATGCTGCAAGAGATCAGCAACTTGCTTTTGACACTGCTCATGATGG GGGCTATCTTCACTTTGGTGTCTCTGAAAGAATCACTGAACACCTGCATCCCAGCCATCGTCTGCCTGgggctcctgctgctgctggatATCTGCTAG